Part of the Lolium rigidum isolate FL_2022 chromosome 6, APGP_CSIRO_Lrig_0.1, whole genome shotgun sequence genome, CCGCCGACGTTCGAGCTCCTGCGGGAGCAGCTCCTCCAACTCCACGCCGAAGCCGACCTGACCCAGTCCAAAGGTATACATATTCCTGGACTCCCGTCTTTGTTACTGTGAACGATTGGCTGTTACTCTTTCGGAGATTGGAATGGCGAATCCACACTTCCACAGGAGGAACTTATCTATTTTTAATCTACAAATTTGTGCTAGTAAATTGCAGACAAAGTTTGTGATTCCAAAGATTACAGTATGACACATCGATCTCCACTAGTTGTCTTCCCAACTGAAGACTCACACTCACTGTATGAGTCTAGCGCTTTTTGGATACGGGTACAACTACAACCTGGAAGTTCTATGATATCTGTTGCATTGCACGAGTGAAAACTTATGTTTTTGCTGTAATACTCAAGGTGCACAAGTGCACATCATCCTTGTTGAAAAATTGACTGTATTTTGTTCTTGTAGAAAATAGCGCTAGGGTACGGCTTGTGCGGTTGACTGAGGCCGCGGAGAATCTAAAGAAAAGAGCCGCTGTCAGTGTCCGGATGGGCAAAGAGAACGAGGCAGTGGACTTACTTGTGCAAAAGAAGAAGTTGACGAAAGCATTGGAGAACATAAAAGAGCGCATTGAGCTGCTTGACAAGCTTTCCACAAAGCTTAGTGAGGTAACGACATGTTCTTTTATCATCGTGCTATATATGATATTTTAGTTTCTAAATTTAATATATCTTGATATCTTTTTTAACTTGTGCCAAAAACGCATGATGCATTCATAGTCATACTTAGACAATTTCATACTGTTGTGGCAATTTTGCTGATTGCATCAAGTGTGACTTTACAAGTTTTTCTCACGTTACGAGTATACCACACCCACTCATTAgccttttaaaaaaaatcatccaTCTATGTATCTGAAACTTTATTTTATCCAGGCTATTTCTGTGAAGCAAAATTTGTTAATTGAACACACATTGCGTCCCGGGATGCCTAATGGTGAAGACTCCAATGATGAGATAAGAGTTTTCTCTGGCGAGGTTGATGCTGGGGTAGATGGGACTGAATCTCTTCCCAAATCAGTTGAAAAGGGGTCTTTTGTGGTATATTCAAACTTGGCTGGCGAATCTGACAAAAATGAACCTATGATGGCTGATAGCTTCACATTTTCCGAGGATCGTGACCCAACAAGCAGCACGAAGGATTGTGATACATATGATGATTTTGTACAGCATATTGATTCAGAGCTGAATTCATTAGAATGTGAAATAGAGCAGTACATCAATTCCCAATTATCAACAGATGTGGACATTCAGCAGTCGATAAATGGCAAATGGCACAAATTGTCAACTGTATTGAAGCTTATAACTGAAACTAGAGAAAGGTGAGTCTTGAAGGGGGAGCATGATCAGTTCAGAATGCATTAATTTCTCTTTTGTGTTTGGCAGTTTTTGTGTGACGCACCAAATAGGCTTGAGCTTCGTTACAGTATTTAAAATTTGCAGGATTGCGAAGATTTTGGATAATACAGTAAGTGAGACTGGATCTGATGGCTTGAGATGATGATAAACCAGAAAATATTGAGTTCATAGTATCTAGCCCTGCCCCTTTCAATGGTAAGCTGCTTAATTGCTTCAGTTACACTGCACAAATCTATTACTATAGTCAGGTCTTTCTTGTATCCTTAATTACATATCTATACAATCCGGGTGAGGAATATGTAAGAAACCTTGAAGCTGTGGCTGCTACTGAGTTCATCCAGACAGCTTTTGGACTTTTAGTTCAACCACATTACAAGAATATACAACGTCAAGTTCAATTGTATACCACAATGTACGATTCCAAGATCAACTGTAATAGACAGTTTTCCAAGTACTTGTAAAGTTGTAATGTGAAATGCTATTAAATAGGTTACAAATACTTGTGCTGGTTTTGATAACTAGTTAACAAAGTATCAGACAGTATCTATGTTTTTGGTACGGGATATTTCTCTACTTTACATAATAAATAATCATAAATTTACAATTATGTCAGCAAGCGCAACATTTCCACATTTGGCAAGGCCTAGCTGATCAAACTGGTCTGAGATCACTGTCATGTCTTTCTCATCGATCTTCCCCATCTCTTTCAGCTTGTAGATCAAAAAGTCTGATTTACTGTTGCAAAGGGACAAATGCATCACACATTAATGACTAAGTAGCTTAATTTAATATAGAAGGCACAGTTGCTCTGTAATGAAATGAAACATAATGACATACTTTTGAATTAATCTAATAGAAAAAAGAAGAAATTGTGATGAACTGATGAGAAGTAATTGCCATGTGAGATTGTGAGGTCTTAATGCATATCACAAGTATCTGGTTTTGCCCGTGTACAACAACCAAAGAGTATTAACCCCCTTTCTCCATTTCTGGCATATTTTAAGGAGAAAAGGTCACCCTTGTCATATTTTCTTTACACATAAAAGGTTCTAACAGTTAAGTCATTGGAACTCTTGAATTTTGTTGCACAACATTAATGCATTCTCTAGAGTCAGGATGATATCTCGTGTACCCATGAAGGTAGTAGTGACATACATATGCAGGATACCTTTGTAGATTTTCTATACTTAAATGTCTTCTAAAATAATATATTCACCATCTTTTTGTTGTATTTACTGTTTCCTTCCGCATTTGGTAAAAGGAATGACAAATTATTAGCTCTTTGTTGtgcaacaaattaacgaagacaaATCATCAGATAAAATTGACTTCCTCATAAGGAAAGAGGACGAGGTAATCATTAAATTCAAGACAAGCAGTAAACTATAAGCGCATCTTAAGTACAGGTTCTTGACACGAGAAAAATTTACAATACCTTACAGATGCATCCTGATCATCTGCAGCAAGTGGCTCATTGTCCATTTTCTTCTGGAGGATCCATTTAGTAGTTCGTCTGTTCCTTCTTTCCATCCTTAGATCTGTTAGGAACAAGAATGCTTTGCCAACTGCCAAAGTGCTCACCAACAAACAAATGGTCGCAGAGAGTCTTCCGGCTGTTGTTGAGAAGCCATAATCCCCATATCCAACTGTTGTCACAGAAATGACTGATAAATAGAAGCTGTCAATCCAATTTAGGCCTTCCACCTCATGTACTATGATTGTACAAACTGAGATAGATCCCGCAACAACGCCTAGTGCAAGTATTACTTTCATCTTCCCTCTTGACCTTTTATTTTCAGCATCAATCATGTAGGTGTCAAATACCTTGTTAAGCTTATTATCATCCATTGTGCTAAGTAGGATTGTTCTCTGCTTGTCAAGCACATTCGTCAACAGCCCGTTTAACATAATGTCAACAAAGCGAACACCTATTAGTAGAAACAAGCATGTGAACACCTTTGTGAAGGTTGTACAAGGGACTATGTCACCATACCCAATGGTGCACAAGCTTATGATGGTGAAGTAAAGACCATCCACTAACTTAAACGTGGATTTTCCCTTGAAGCCTTCAACATTTGTCATGTACACAATGACTCCTATTGAGATGTATAGGATGACACTAACAATAGCCTGCCTTGTAACTGATGGTGCGTATTGTGCAGCACAACTTTGCTCATCGAGGTCATGTGCACAGGGAGCTTCTTTGATTGATGTGAACATAGAAGGTGAAGAACGCACCCGCTGTAAAGTCCGTGCGGACACTATGTTGGTGTTTTCTCTAGTGGCTGGAGGATGAATGGTGGCACTGGAGTTACCTTTGACGTTACTCTTTGGATGAAAGGAAGTTTCACACCTGTTTGGGACATCACAGGATTTGCTTCCGTCTTGCTTTGAAGTAGAGTGCTTTTGATCTCTGTGGACTAGTGGAAGCAAAGGCTCTTCCATGGAAGACATTTTTGAGCTTGGATTCATGAGCTTGCAGCTCTCAGGTTGGGCTATCATCACTTTATAGCTTTACTGGTTTCGCTGAGACCTTGATGATGCAAGTGGTAACCATCAGGCAGCCAACGACGGATGTACACTTCCCTTTGTTACTGATATCATAGGATCTTGAAACATATCATTCTTATTTATTGCAGCATTTAGATCATGTAGTTTCTAGTATCTTGCATAGTAGCTGATACAAGAGGCAACTCATGAAAGGGAAAGGAAGGGTGGGCTTACTCCTTTCGTATCCACAGCTTTCTTTTAATATCAGAAACTGAATTGCTAGGCTCATTATAAAGCTAAACTAGATTTGCGATGCTGTGAATTCCCACTGCCAGTCTGTAATAACTCGTAACACACTTCTATGCTAACCATTGAAGATTTATAGTACGTTGACAATGCTGGCACTGAAGCAAGCGTGATCATCGTAGTTCCCTACTTCCCTGTGCTGTTGCAGGGATACTCATGCACCGTTTCGCCACTTGCTGCACGTGCACTGTTAGGTTCTCCTACATTAAATTTGGTGTTATATTTTGGTGCAGGTACCACTCGAGTAGTTGACAAATGACCATGACTTATCAACCTTCTGATCTTGCGAGTTGGTTTTCCGATCTCTGGGATGATCCATCGGATTTAAGGCAGTTCCATTGCCATATTCTGCAGGGCTTTGATCTGCAACTGGGATGAGGACATTTTTATTTCTTGTGGCACTGAGATCTTATTGTCGGCGAGTGAGGTATGGCTGCACCGACTGAAACCTTCTCGAGCTGAGGATGTTGATTAAAGAAAGTTGCCTCTGGATCATCTATGTCTCTTCGAGTGGTCGGTGTTTGGACAGTGATTATTCTGGGAAGAAAGCTGCAGGCAAAACTGTGCAACTTTTTCTAGATTTGACTGAAGACTGAAAGATTTAGATGTCCCGACAATCCATTCAAACTTATGACATAAATATGCACAATGAGACTGCGCCATGGGTATCTATGCTCACAGAGGTTTGAAGTTGAATTGTGTGCTGAACTGGATTTCTTAGGATAAACATATGTCGGTTGAAAATGGTTCTACTGAACTTTTCATCTCAATCTCAGAAACAACCTATCGAGATATTGGTGTGACACAAAGACTCAAAGAGGTACCTGAAGAAACCTTTTAGCTGAGGTGTTCTTCTCCACTCCACTGCCTAAACGGCCAGCAGAGCTGACTGCCGGGTGATTCCTCGCAGGACCATTGTGGGAGGCCTAAGCATCTTAGCTGAAATTGCCTCAATCTCATACGTTGCCTGAACCTTGAAAACGCTGTCCCATTTTCGTTGTGAAAACAGCATCTCAAGAGAAACCTGTACTGCCCAATCCAATCGGCCAAACAGCCACGTCAATCTACACATACATGGTACAGTACATGCAATCCAAGTGCTTATGAAATTTTCAAGGCAGGAAACTACTTTCACAATTCTGTCAGTACTCAGTACATCACGCTACTATTGCTCTGAAGTTCAGCGTCCCTCTACTCCTTGGTAAAGTCATGATCATCCAGCACAGAAGTTACAGctggattagagcatctccaccgggcgcCTTCGATAGCGGCCCCAATAGCGATTTTGGGGCCAGGAGCGAacatgggctcacaccggcgcgcctCATACGGTGTCGGCGATTTTCGGAGCCCGATAGAAGCgttggcaaccccgtgccggccccttggccaagagcgcgaatcgggcgcgccggcgcctcgcgaggcggaaaattttgggcgtgggagccgcctgtcaatgatgccagggcgccgcgcgggatattttacaGCCATGacgctcccgccacgacgccgcgcgggaaattctcccgccacgacaccgcgcgggaggtttcgcgcctcgccggcggtctatattatccctcctcccctgcctcattggtgcaaaaaccctagaaaaataGCACAATGTTCGATTCGTGGGACGAGAaggcgctagaggcggccgtagaagtcgtggaggCGGACCCGCAACTCGCAGAGTatgaggcgtgggaggaggtggtgctagcggcgaccgtagatACCTATGTCACGGATGAACGGCAGGGCCAGGAGGCGGAGTGGCGGCTGCGGGTGACCGAGGAGGCGCGGCGGgtggcgcggcgggaggtggcgcggcagcgggaggaggcggagcagcggcagcgagaggaggcggagcggctggagttcctggaggcgcggcagcggcgggaggagCTGACCCAGCACCGGTGGGAGGCGCGCCAGCAGAaggggtgggaggagcttgcgctGCGGCGGTTTTAGCGGGAGGAGACGCAGATTCAGGAGGAAGTCTGCGAGCGGCGGCGTTTGGCGGAGATGCAGCTCCGCCTACATAGGCAGAAGTTggatcaccgtcggcggcgggaggaccTGGAGCGACAGTTGCGTCAGGatgcggtggccgcggatagagccgcctacttgacgttcgtggcggagagagcagGGGAACATCGACGGAGGAGCAGGGGAGAGAGCACCGAAGAGAGCAGCGGGCGATCGTCCACCTCCATATAGCCAAgtggccagtaggtagtaggctCGAGATAAAGCATGTTTCATATGTCATACGGGGTCGAGGAGTGAATAATATTTTACTTGGATTTGcccgaaaatattattcatttcCTCGATGCTGAATGATATTAAAATGAAACTCAAGTAAAAATATTTAGTTTGTGTTTCAAAAAATCTATCGAGGCCGCCGGTTTGgggacgccggtgtgggaacagctcccctAAATAGAAGATGCAGTGCCGATGCCCCCCATACGGAGGTGCCGGCGCCTCTACCAATGACTATTTGGGGGCCGCTGATGCTCTTACTGAACCAGTGTGTTATTTATGTTTCTGCTCAGATTTTATTTTGCAAGGCAGCAGCAATCTCAGTCAGTACCTCGCCATCGTCGTTTGCGTCTGGCGTCACATCGCTCTTTACCGTGGCCAAGGCCGACTGGCCCCATGGGCCGTCCCGGTACAGTCTATCATATCCAGCTAACTGCGAATCAATTGCACGTTAACCTGGCGGGCTAGGACAATTGGACTAGATATATTTGAATCTGGACAAATTTAAGTCAACTCTTTCTGACCGAGGGGATATTATTATAAGTCATCATGTGAACATAAATAAATGTTAAGGGTGGCTTAGATCGTTTAATTTGTATATCCAACCCTAGTTCGTGGTTTTTATATAATAGTGTAGTATGAACAGACGAATATTTTCAGTTGATGGGTTTAGACGTCGGTGTCTTAATTTGTGAAGAAAAGATCtcagaggtcgtttggtatccatcatttgggtctggaatcctggaattcattttggaattccataAGTGGGCTGTTTGGCTGCCACAGAATTGTGCTATCATTTCATTTATGAATTCCAGCAAAATGACTCCATGGGTAAACATGATTCCAAGCTGAaacctgtcatttgcaattctacTATGGAAGCCTCTAcacattcaatattgaattctcattgtcatttgcaattcccgtggcaaccaaacaagtgt contains:
- the LOC124667943 gene encoding uncharacterized protein LOC124667943; this encodes MAFASLLVATLPPPPTAAGAWWRRARATPRRFVLAASSRGGGSVPPTFELLREQLLQLHAEADLTQSKENSARVRLVRLTEAAENLKKRAAVSVRMGKENEAVDLLVQKKKLTKALENIKERIELLDKLSTKLSEAISVKQNLLIEHTLRPGMPNGEDSNDEIRVFSGEVDAGVDGTESLPKSVEKGSFVVYSNLAGESDKNEPMMADSFTFSEDRDPTSSTKDCDTYDDFVQHIDSELNSLECEIEQYINSQLSTDVDIQQSINGKWHKLSTVLKLITETRERIAKILDNTVSETGSDGLR
- the LOC124667942 gene encoding two-pore potassium channel 3-like; amino-acid sequence: MIAQPESCKLMNPSSKMSSMEEPLLPLVHRDQKHSTSKQDGSKSCDVPNRCETSFHPKSNVKGNSSATIHPPATRENTNIVSARTLQRVRSSPSMFTSIKEAPCAHDLDEQSCAAQYAPSVTRQAIVSVILYISIGVIVYMTNVEGFKGKSTFKLVDGLYFTIISLCTIGYGDIVPCTTFTKVFTCLFLLIGVRFVDIMLNGLLTNVLDKQRTILLSTMDDNKLNKVFDTYMIDAENKRSRGKMKVILALGVVAGSISVCTIIVHEVEGLNWIDSFYLSVISVTTVGYGDYGFSTTAGRLSATICLLVSTLAVGKAFLFLTDLRMERRNRRTTKWILQKKMDNEPLAADDQDASVSKSDFLIYKLKEMGKIDEKDMTVISDQFDQLGLAKCGNVALADIIVNL